One Paralichthys olivaceus isolate ysfri-2021 chromosome 21, ASM2471397v2, whole genome shotgun sequence genomic window carries:
- the epas1a gene encoding endothelial PAS domain-containing protein 1, with amino-acid sequence MTADKEKRRAISREAARKRRQVESEVFVDLSRLLPLKPSVRANLDKPSVIRLTLSYIRMHALLKVNAATETSHSVKYGDMLEGGEKWQMCDGGRDDGEKETEEAEALGESHLYLSTLEGFLMVLSIEGDMVYLSDNVSTYMGLTQTELMGHNIFDFTHPADHKEIQDNLQLMSEGLWCGSTEAFVLRIKSTLTHRGRSSNLKSATWKVLNCKGRVMVCSGPSTGSSLLLTCQPLPLSHTLLSTNTFTSQHSMDMRFTYCDQRVTLLLGYSPDELLGRSIYDICHTLDTDCLTKNHLNLCLKSQSVSGQYRMLVRGGGYMWVESHSAVIPSGPASKSRLSSHQPLCILCVTYTLSGVEEPSLQLSLDQTIHRSQLKMY; translated from the exons ATGACGGCCGACAAGGAGAAGAGAAG GGCGATCAGCCGTGAGGCAGCCAGAAAGAGACGTCAAGTGGAGTCTGAAGTGTTTGTAGATTTATCTCGGCTGCTGCCTCTCAAACCCTCCGTCCGAGCCAACCTGGACAAGCCCTCTGTCATCCGCCTCACCCTCAGCTACATACGCATGCACGCACTGCTCAAAG TGAATGCTGCAACAGAGACCAGTCACAGTGTAAAATATGGAGACATGTTGGAAGGTGGAGAGAAATGGCAAATGTGTGATGGAGGACGAGACGATGGGGAGAAAGAGACGGAGGAAGCCGAGGCCTTGGGGGAGTCACATCTGTATCTGAGCACCCTGGAGGGATTTCTGATGGTTTTATCCATTGAGGGAGACATGGTCTACCTGTCTGACAATGTCAGCACATACATGGGCTTGACacag ACTGAGTTGATGGGACACAATATTTTTGACTTTACTCACCCCGCTGACCACAAAGAAATCCAAGATAATCTACAGCTgatgtcag AGGGACTTTGGTGTGGTTCCACGGAGGCCTTTGTCCTTAGGATAAAAAGCACTCTGACCcacagaggaagaagcagcAACCTCAAATCAGCGACATGGAAG GTTCTGAACTGTAAGGGTCGAGTGATGGTGTGTTCAGGTCCCTCCACAGGGTCCTCTCTTCTGCTCACCTGCCAACCTCTGcccctgtcacacacactcctcagcaCAAACACCTTCACCAGCCAGCACAGCATGGACATGAGGTTCACGTACTGTGACCAGAG agtgACTTTGCTTTTAGGTTACAGTCCTGACGAGCTGCTCGGTCGTTCCATTTACGATATCTGTCACACACTGGACACAGACTGTTTGACCAAGAATCATCTGAACT tgtgtttgaAGAGTCAGTCAGTCAGCGGTCAGTATAGGATGCTGGTGAGAGGTGGAGGTTACATGTGGGTGGAGAGTCACAGCGCTGTCATCCCCAGTGGCCCAGCCTCCAAGTCCAGACTCAGCTCACACCAGCCGCTCTGCATCCTCTGTGTTACCTACACCCTCAG TGGAGTGGAGGAACCGTCCCTGCAGCTCTCTTTGGACCAGACTATCCACAGATCTCagctgaaaatgtattaa